In the genome of bacterium, the window CGCAGAACGATCCCCTTGTCGCTCCTCGCGGGGTTTCTGTTTGCGGTCGGCATCGTGTTCGGGTACCTCGTGATTCTGCCCGTCAGCCTGCATTGGTTGCTCGCGCAGGCAGGGACCCAGTTCAACGCGTTGATCACCGCGAACGCCTATATCTCGTTCGTCCTCTTCTTTCTCTTGATCGTCGGCGCGACGTTCGAGACGCCCCTTGTCATCCTCACCCTGGCGTTTCTCGGCGTGGTCTCCGCGCAGACCCTCCGCCGGGAGTGGCGGATCGCCTACATGATCATCGCGGGGATCGCCGTCTTCGGCACGCCCGACTGGAGCCCGGTGACGATGCTCCTCGTCGCGATCCCGATGGTCCTGCTCTACGAGTTCAGCATCGTCCTCTGCCGGATCTTCATTAAGCCCCCGGCCCCGGAGCCGATCCGGGGTACGTAGGTGTGATCCGTCCGACTCAC includes:
- the tatC gene encoding twin-arginine translocase subunit TatC, translating into MADRDKHMTLVEHLEELRQRLQYAILGLLVATGVGLFFVDVLLGILLRPAGSVKLTTLTVLEPFLVKIKVAFLFGFAVSMPWIVYQLYAFVDPALTETERRRTIPLSLLAGFLFAVGIVFGYLVILPVSLHWLLAQAGTQFNALITANAYISFVLFFLLIVGATFETPLVILTLAFLGVVSAQTLRREWRIAYMIIAGIAVFGTPDWSPVTMLLVAIPMVLLYEFSIVLCRIFIKPPAPEPIRGT